Proteins encoded in a region of the Ziziphus jujuba cultivar Dongzao chromosome 3, ASM3175591v1 genome:
- the LOC107411826 gene encoding uncharacterized protein LOC107411826 isoform X3, translating into MAAAHGILGESCALLSNPKHMVPSLMETGARLFVSRFLGCYISTGCLILLEEGGTMFTFEGTTKRCPLKTVLRVHSPQFYWKIMTQADLGLADAYINGDFSFVDKDEGLLNLIMILIANRDSNPAVAKSNKKSLRGWWTPMLFTASIASAKYFFQHVARQNTLTQARRNISRHYDLSNELFALFLDETMTYSCAVFKAEDEDLKAAQMRKISLLIEKARVDKKHEVLEIGCGWGSLAIELVKRTGCKYTGITLSKEQLKYAEKKVKDSGLQDRIKFLLCDYRQLPDTYKYDRIISCEMIESVGHEFMNDFFGCCESVLAEDGLLVLQFISIPDERYDEYRRSSDFIKEYIFPGGCLPSLSRVTSAMAVSSRLCVEHLENIGIHYYQTLRYWRKNFLEKQSEILSLGFDEKFIRTWEYYFDYCGAAFKSYTLGNYQIVFSRPGNVAALSSTPQTSFPSAC; encoded by the exons ATGGCAGCTGCACATGGTATACTTGGAGAAAGTTGTGCTCTTCTCAGCAACCCAAAACACATGGTACCTTCGCTGATGGAAACAGGAGCACGCCTATTCGTTAGTAGATTTCTTGGATGCTATATTTCTACTGGATGTTTGAT TTTATTAGAGGAAGGAGGAACGATGTTCACCTTTGAGGGAACCACAAAAAGATGCCCTCTCAAAACAGTACTAAGAGTTCACAGTCCACAGTTTTACTGGAAG ATTATGACACAGGCTGATTTAGGCCTTGCAGATGCATATATCAATGgggatttttcttttgttgacaAAGATGAAGGTCTACTAAATCTTATTATG ATTCTCATTGCCAACAGAGACTCAAATCCTGCTGTTGCAAAATCAAATAAGAAAAG CTTGAGGGGATGGTGGACACCAATGTTATTCACAGCTAGTATAGCCTCAGCAAAATATTTCTTTCAGCATGTAGCGAGGCAAAATACTCTTACACAGGCTCGCAGGAACATCTCTCGTCATTATGATCTG AGTAATGAGCTTTTTGCTCTCTTCTTAGATGAAACAATGACTTACTCATGTGCtgtatttaag GCAGAAGACGAAGACTTGAAGGCTGCACAAATGAGAAAGATCTCTCTTCTGATTGAAAAG GCAAGAGTTGATAAGAAGCATGAAGTTCTTGAGATTGGATGTGGTTGGGGAAGCTTAGCTATAGAACTTGTCAAACGAACTGGATGCAAGTACACTGGCATCACTCTGTCAAAGGAGCAACTGAAATATGCAGAGAAGAAAGTTAAAGATTCTGGTCTTCAG GACCGCATCAAATTTCTTCTTTGCGACTATCGCCAATTGCCTGATACCTATAAATATGACAGAATCATCTCCTG TGAGATGATAGAAAGTGTTGGCCATGAATTTATGAACGATTTCTTCGGTTGCTGTGAATCTGTACTAGCAGAAGATGGCCTTCTTGTTCTACAA TTCATTTCAATACCGGATGAACGTTACGACGAATACAGACGAAGTTCAGACTTTATCAAGGAGTATATATTTCCTGGAGGATGTCTACCTTCATTAAGTAGAGTAACATCAGCCATGGCTGTTTCATCAAGACTATG TGTGGAGCACCTTGAAAACATTGGAATTCATTACTACCAAACACTCAGAtattggaggaaaaatttcTTGGAGAAGCAAAG TGAAATTCTTTCTCTGGGATTCGATGAAAAATTCATCAGGACATGGGAATACTATTTTGATTACTGTGGAGCAGCTTTCAAGTCATATACACTTGGAAACTACcag ATAGTGTTTTCACGCCCTGGAAATGTTGCAGCACTTAGCAGTACTCCACAGACAAGCTTTCCTTCTGCATGTTGA
- the LOC107411826 gene encoding uncharacterized protein LOC107411826 isoform X1 gives MRVAVIGGGISGLISAYFLAKNGVKVDLYEKEDYMGGHAKTVAFDGVDLDLGFMVFNRVTYPNMMELFESLGIDMEISDMSFSVSLEQGQGCEWGSRNGLSSLFAQKKNLFNPYFWQMVREIVKFKDDVISYLEMLENNPDIDRNETLGQFVKSHGYSELFQKAYLIPICGSIWSCPSEGVMSFSAFSVLSFCRNHHLLQLLGRPQWLTIKGRSHCYVKKVREVLESTGCQIRTSCEVHKISTADEGCRVFFGDGFEELYNGCIIAVHAPDAVRILGEEATFDELRVLGAFQYVYSDIYLHRDKNLMPQNPAAWSAWNFLGSTDKKVCLTYWLNVLQNIAGTDLPFLVTLNPKDKPKQTLLKWSTGHPVPSVAASKASLELHHIQGKRGIWFSGAYQGYGFHEDGLKAGMAAAHGILGESCALLSNPKHMVPSLMETGARLFVSRFLGCYISTGCLILLEEGGTMFTFEGTTKRCPLKTVLRVHSPQFYWKIMTQADLGLADAYINGDFSFVDKDEGLLNLIMILIANRDSNPAVAKSNKKSLRGWWTPMLFTASIASAKYFFQHVARQNTLTQARRNISRHYDLSNELFALFLDETMTYSCAVFKAEDEDLKAAQMRKISLLIEKARVDKKHEVLEIGCGWGSLAIELVKRTGCKYTGITLSKEQLKYAEKKVKDSGLQDRIKFLLCDYRQLPDTYKYDRIISCEMIESVGHEFMNDFFGCCESVLAEDGLLVLQFISIPDERYDEYRRSSDFIKEYIFPGGCLPSLSRVTSAMAVSSRLCVEHLENIGIHYYQTLRYWRKNFLEKQSEILSLGFDEKFIRTWEYYFDYCGAAFKSYTLGNYQIVFSRPGNVAALSSTPQTSFPSAC, from the exons ATGAGAGTGGCAGTGATAGGTGGAGGTATTAGTGGTCTGATTTCTGCATATTTTCTTGCCAAAAATGGAGTTAAAGTGGATTTGTATGAGAAAGAAGATTACATGGGAGGCCATGCCAAGACTGTAGCCTTTGATGGTGTTGATTTGGACCTCGGGTTCATGGTCTTCAATCGA GTAACATATCCAAATATGATGGAGTTGTTTGAGAGCCTTGGGATTGATATGGAGATATCAGATATGTCATTTTCAGTGAGTTTGGAACAAGGACAAGGCTGTGAATGGGGTAGTAGAAATGGTTTGTCAAGTTTGTTTGCACAGAAGAAGAACCTCTTCAATCCTTACTTCTGGCAAATGGTCAGAGAAATTGTTAAGTTCAAGGATGATGTTATCAG TTATCTTGAGATGCTTGAGAACAACCCGGATATAGATCGCAATGAAACATTGGGACAGTTTGTCAAGTCTCATGGTTACTCAGAATTGTTTCAGAAAGCTTATCTT ATTCCAATTTGTGGTTCAATCTGGTCCTGTCCTTCAGAAGGTGTTATGAGCTTTTCAGCTTTCtctgttctttctttttgtcgAAATCATCATCTACTTcag CTTTTAGGGCGCCCTCAATGGCTTACCATCAAAGGGCGGTCACATTGTTATGTTAAGAAG GTAAGAGAAGTATTGGAGAGTACAGGTTGCCAAATAAGAACTTCTTGTGAGGTACATAAGATTTCGACAGCTGATGAGG GCTGTAGAGTTTTCTTTGGAGATGGGTTTGAAGAACTATATAATGGATGCATAATTGCTGTCCATGCTCCTGATGCTGTTCGAATACTAGGAGAGGAAGCTACATTCGATGAGCTCAGAGTCCTTGGTGCTTTCCAATATGTCTACAG TGATATTTACCTTCATCGTGACAAAAATTTAATGCCCCAAAACCCAGCAGCATGGAGTGCATGGAATTTTCTTGGAAGCACAGACAAGAAAGTTTGTTTGACATACTGGCTTAATGTTCTTCAG AACATCGCTGGAACAGATCTTCCTTTTCTTGTGACTCTCAATCCAAAAGACAAACCAAAACAAACCTTGCTTAAGTGGTCTACTGGCCACCCGGTTCCATCTGTTGCTGCGTCAAAAGCTTCACTTGAACTTCATCATATTCAAGGAaagagaggaatttggtttTCTGGAGCATATCAGG GTTATGGCTTCCATGAGGATGGATTGAAG GCTGGAATGGCAGCTGCACATGGTATACTTGGAGAAAGTTGTGCTCTTCTCAGCAACCCAAAACACATGGTACCTTCGCTGATGGAAACAGGAGCACGCCTATTCGTTAGTAGATTTCTTGGATGCTATATTTCTACTGGATGTTTGAT TTTATTAGAGGAAGGAGGAACGATGTTCACCTTTGAGGGAACCACAAAAAGATGCCCTCTCAAAACAGTACTAAGAGTTCACAGTCCACAGTTTTACTGGAAG ATTATGACACAGGCTGATTTAGGCCTTGCAGATGCATATATCAATGgggatttttcttttgttgacaAAGATGAAGGTCTACTAAATCTTATTATG ATTCTCATTGCCAACAGAGACTCAAATCCTGCTGTTGCAAAATCAAATAAGAAAAG CTTGAGGGGATGGTGGACACCAATGTTATTCACAGCTAGTATAGCCTCAGCAAAATATTTCTTTCAGCATGTAGCGAGGCAAAATACTCTTACACAGGCTCGCAGGAACATCTCTCGTCATTATGATCTG AGTAATGAGCTTTTTGCTCTCTTCTTAGATGAAACAATGACTTACTCATGTGCtgtatttaag GCAGAAGACGAAGACTTGAAGGCTGCACAAATGAGAAAGATCTCTCTTCTGATTGAAAAG GCAAGAGTTGATAAGAAGCATGAAGTTCTTGAGATTGGATGTGGTTGGGGAAGCTTAGCTATAGAACTTGTCAAACGAACTGGATGCAAGTACACTGGCATCACTCTGTCAAAGGAGCAACTGAAATATGCAGAGAAGAAAGTTAAAGATTCTGGTCTTCAG GACCGCATCAAATTTCTTCTTTGCGACTATCGCCAATTGCCTGATACCTATAAATATGACAGAATCATCTCCTG TGAGATGATAGAAAGTGTTGGCCATGAATTTATGAACGATTTCTTCGGTTGCTGTGAATCTGTACTAGCAGAAGATGGCCTTCTTGTTCTACAA TTCATTTCAATACCGGATGAACGTTACGACGAATACAGACGAAGTTCAGACTTTATCAAGGAGTATATATTTCCTGGAGGATGTCTACCTTCATTAAGTAGAGTAACATCAGCCATGGCTGTTTCATCAAGACTATG TGTGGAGCACCTTGAAAACATTGGAATTCATTACTACCAAACACTCAGAtattggaggaaaaatttcTTGGAGAAGCAAAG TGAAATTCTTTCTCTGGGATTCGATGAAAAATTCATCAGGACATGGGAATACTATTTTGATTACTGTGGAGCAGCTTTCAAGTCATATACACTTGGAAACTACcag ATAGTGTTTTCACGCCCTGGAAATGTTGCAGCACTTAGCAGTACTCCACAGACAAGCTTTCCTTCTGCATGTTGA
- the LOC107411826 gene encoding uncharacterized protein LOC107411826 isoform X2 — MSSESLVLSNMSTAWSAWNFLGSTDKKVCLTYWLNVLQNIAGTDLPFLVTLNPKDKPKQTLLKWSTGHPVPSVAASKASLELHHIQGKRGIWFSGAYQGYGFHEDGLKAGMAAAHGILGESCALLSNPKHMVPSLMETGARLFVSRFLGCYISTGCLILLEEGGTMFTFEGTTKRCPLKTVLRVHSPQFYWKIMTQADLGLADAYINGDFSFVDKDEGLLNLIMILIANRDSNPAVAKSNKKSLRGWWTPMLFTASIASAKYFFQHVARQNTLTQARRNISRHYDLSNELFALFLDETMTYSCAVFKAEDEDLKAAQMRKISLLIEKARVDKKHEVLEIGCGWGSLAIELVKRTGCKYTGITLSKEQLKYAEKKVKDSGLQDRIKFLLCDYRQLPDTYKYDRIISCEMIESVGHEFMNDFFGCCESVLAEDGLLVLQFISIPDERYDEYRRSSDFIKEYIFPGGCLPSLSRVTSAMAVSSRLCVEHLENIGIHYYQTLRYWRKNFLEKQSEILSLGFDEKFIRTWEYYFDYCGAAFKSYTLGNYQIVFSRPGNVAALSSTPQTSFPSAC; from the exons ATGAGCTCAGAGTCCTTGGTGCTTTCCAATATGTCTACAG CATGGAGTGCATGGAATTTTCTTGGAAGCACAGACAAGAAAGTTTGTTTGACATACTGGCTTAATGTTCTTCAG AACATCGCTGGAACAGATCTTCCTTTTCTTGTGACTCTCAATCCAAAAGACAAACCAAAACAAACCTTGCTTAAGTGGTCTACTGGCCACCCGGTTCCATCTGTTGCTGCGTCAAAAGCTTCACTTGAACTTCATCATATTCAAGGAaagagaggaatttggtttTCTGGAGCATATCAGG GTTATGGCTTCCATGAGGATGGATTGAAG GCTGGAATGGCAGCTGCACATGGTATACTTGGAGAAAGTTGTGCTCTTCTCAGCAACCCAAAACACATGGTACCTTCGCTGATGGAAACAGGAGCACGCCTATTCGTTAGTAGATTTCTTGGATGCTATATTTCTACTGGATGTTTGAT TTTATTAGAGGAAGGAGGAACGATGTTCACCTTTGAGGGAACCACAAAAAGATGCCCTCTCAAAACAGTACTAAGAGTTCACAGTCCACAGTTTTACTGGAAG ATTATGACACAGGCTGATTTAGGCCTTGCAGATGCATATATCAATGgggatttttcttttgttgacaAAGATGAAGGTCTACTAAATCTTATTATG ATTCTCATTGCCAACAGAGACTCAAATCCTGCTGTTGCAAAATCAAATAAGAAAAG CTTGAGGGGATGGTGGACACCAATGTTATTCACAGCTAGTATAGCCTCAGCAAAATATTTCTTTCAGCATGTAGCGAGGCAAAATACTCTTACACAGGCTCGCAGGAACATCTCTCGTCATTATGATCTG AGTAATGAGCTTTTTGCTCTCTTCTTAGATGAAACAATGACTTACTCATGTGCtgtatttaag GCAGAAGACGAAGACTTGAAGGCTGCACAAATGAGAAAGATCTCTCTTCTGATTGAAAAG GCAAGAGTTGATAAGAAGCATGAAGTTCTTGAGATTGGATGTGGTTGGGGAAGCTTAGCTATAGAACTTGTCAAACGAACTGGATGCAAGTACACTGGCATCACTCTGTCAAAGGAGCAACTGAAATATGCAGAGAAGAAAGTTAAAGATTCTGGTCTTCAG GACCGCATCAAATTTCTTCTTTGCGACTATCGCCAATTGCCTGATACCTATAAATATGACAGAATCATCTCCTG TGAGATGATAGAAAGTGTTGGCCATGAATTTATGAACGATTTCTTCGGTTGCTGTGAATCTGTACTAGCAGAAGATGGCCTTCTTGTTCTACAA TTCATTTCAATACCGGATGAACGTTACGACGAATACAGACGAAGTTCAGACTTTATCAAGGAGTATATATTTCCTGGAGGATGTCTACCTTCATTAAGTAGAGTAACATCAGCCATGGCTGTTTCATCAAGACTATG TGTGGAGCACCTTGAAAACATTGGAATTCATTACTACCAAACACTCAGAtattggaggaaaaatttcTTGGAGAAGCAAAG TGAAATTCTTTCTCTGGGATTCGATGAAAAATTCATCAGGACATGGGAATACTATTTTGATTACTGTGGAGCAGCTTTCAAGTCATATACACTTGGAAACTACcag ATAGTGTTTTCACGCCCTGGAAATGTTGCAGCACTTAGCAGTACTCCACAGACAAGCTTTCCTTCTGCATGTTGA
- the LOC107422769 gene encoding uncharacterized protein LOC107422769, with protein MRVAVIGGGISGLVSAYILAKNGVEVVLYEKEDHLGGHAKTVTIDGLDLDLGFIVFNTVTCPNMVEWFESLGVDMEKSKMSFSVSLDQGRGYEWGSRNGLSSLFAQKKNLFNPFFWKMLREIFKFKDDVTGYLFYIVLNNNEDIDHKETFGQFVSSRSYSELFQKAYLVPICSSIWPFPSEGVMSFSAYYVLSFFRNHHLPQLFGSPQWLAIKGQSHYYVNKVREELESRGCLIRTHCEVHKIATNDEGCIVVSGDGSEEVYSRCILAVHTPDAVKILGDQATPDELRVLGAFQYVYSDIFLHRDRNLMPRNQSAWSALNFIGSTDNKVCLTYWLNVLQNIGEMSLPFLVTVNPEHPPKHTLLKWSTGHPVPSVAASKAVLELHHIQGKRGIWFCGAYQGYGFHEDQLKAGIASANGILGESCALLSNPKHMVPSLVETGACRFVTRFLGNFISSGCLILLEEGGTIFTFGKTTKRCSIKTVLKVHNPQFYWKVMTQAEFGFADAYVNGDCSFVDKDEGLLHIFEIFIASREANRSISKATKKSSKGWWTPLLFTASISSAIYFFQHVSRQNTLKQARRNISRHYDLRNELFALFLGETMQYSCGIFKTKDEDLNSAQRRKISALIKKARVQKKHEVLEIGCGWGVFAIELVKQTGCKYTGITLSEEQLQFAEKKVADAGLQDHIKFLLCDYRQLPDTSKFDRIISCEMIEHVGHEYMEDFFGCCESVLAEDGIFALQFTAVPDDYYEEFRRSPGFMKEYIFPGACLPSLSRVTSAMAAASRLCVEHLENIGPHFYPTLRLWRKNFLENQSEIVDLGFDEKFIRKWEYYFDYCAAGFKTQTLNNYQMVFSRPGNANVNVAAFTNP; from the exons ATGAGAGTTGCAGTGATAGGTGGAGGGATTAGTGGGCTGGTTTCAGCTTATATTCTTGCCAAAAATGGAGTGGAAGTGGTTTTGTATGAGAAGGAAGATCACTTGGGAGGCCATGCCAAGACAGTAACCATTGATGGTCTTGATTTGGACCTTGGTTTCATAGTCTTCAACACT GTAACCTGTCCAAATATGGTGGAGTGGTTTGAGAGCCTTGGAGTTGATATGGAGAAATCAAAGATGTCATTCTCAGTGAGTTTGGACCAAGGAAGAGGATACGAATGGGGCAGTCGAAATGGTTTGTCAAGTTTGTTTGCACAGAAGAAGAACCTCTTCAATCCTTTCTTTTGGAAAATGCTTAGAGAAATTTTCAAGTTCAAGGATGATGTTACCGGGTACCTATTCTACATTGTACTT AACAACAACGAGGACATTGATCACAAAGAAACTTTTGGACAGTTTGTCTCGTCTCGCAGTTACTCAGAATTGTTTCAGAAAGCTTATCTT GTTCCAATTTGCAGTTCGATATGGCCCTTCCCTTCAGAAGGAGTAATGAGCTTTTCTGCTTACTATGTTCTTTCATTTTTCCGCAATCATCATCTACCTCAG CTTTTTGGGAGTCCTCAATGGCTAGCAATTAAAGGGCAATCACATTATTATGTGAATAAG GTAAGAGAAGAGCTGGAGAGTAGAGGTTGTCTGATAAGAACTCATTGTGAGGTTCATAAGATTGCAACAAATGATGAAG GTTGCATAGTTGTCTCTGGAGATGGTTCGGAAGAAGTGTATAGCAGATGCATATTGGCTGTCCATACCCCTGATGCTGTGAAAATATTAGGAGACCAAGCTACTCCTGATGAACTCAGAGTACTTGGTGCTTTCCAATATGTCTATAG TGATATTTTCCTTCATCGTGATCGAAATTTAATGCCCCGAAACCAATCAGCATGGAGTGCATTGAATTTTATAGGAAGTACCGACAACAAAGTATGTTTAACATACTGGCTCAATGTTCTTCAG AATATTGGCGAAATGAGTCTCCCTTTCCTCGTGACTGTAAATCCAGAACATCCACCAAAACATACCTTGCTTAAGTGGTCAACTGGCCATCCAGTCCCATCTGTTGCTGCTTCAAAAGCTGTGCTTGAGCTGCATCATATCCAAGGCAAAAGAGGAATTTGGTTCTGTGGAGCATACCAAG GTTATGGATTCCATGAGGATCAACTGAAG GCTGGGATTGCTTCTGCTAATGGCATTCTAGGAGAAAGTTGTGCCCTTCTAAGCAACCCAAAACACATGGTACCTTCACTGGTAGAAACAGGGGCATGCCGATTTGTTACCAGATTTCTTGGAAATTTTATCTCCAGTGGATGTTTGAT TTTACTTGAGGAAGGAGGAACTATTTTCACATTTGGGAAAACTACAAAAAGATGTTCTATCAAGACGGTTCTGAAAGTTCATAATCCACAATTTTACTGGAAA GTTATGACACAGGCAGAGTTTGGCTTTGCTGATGCATATGTCAATGGAGATTGCTCTTTTGTCGATAAAGATGAAGGTCTTCTGCACATTTTTGAG ATTTTTATTGCCAGCAGAGAAGCAAATCGTTCAATCTCTAAGGCAACTAAGAAAAG CTCGAAAGGATGGTGGACACCATTGTTATTCACAGCCAGTATATCGTCAGCAATATACTTCTTTCAGCATGTCTCTAGGCAAAATACTCTTAAACAAGCCCGCAGAAACATCTCTCGTCATTATGACCTG AGAAATGAACTTTTTGCTTTATTCTTGGGTGAAACAATGCAATACTCCTGTGGTATATTCAAG ACAAAAGATGAAGACTTGAACTCGGCGCAAAGGAGAAAGATCTCTGCTTTGATTAAAAAA GCTAGAGTTCAAAAGAAGCATGAAGTTCTGGAGATTGGATGTGGTTGGGGAGTCTTTGCTATTGAGCTTGTCAAACAAACCGGTTGCAAGTACACAGGCATCACTCTGTCAGAGGAGCAACTTCAATTTGCAGAAAAGAAAGTTGCAGATGCTGGTTTACAG GACCACATTAAATTTCTTCTCTGTGACTATCGCCAATTGCCCGATACATCTAAATTCGACAGAATCATATCTTG TGAGATGATAGAACATGTTGGACATGAATACATGGAAGATTTCTTTGGTTGTTGTGAATCTGTACTAGCAGAAGATGGCATTTTCGCTCTACAG tTCACAGCAGTACCGGATGATTATTATGAGGAATTCAGAAGAAGTCCGGGTTTCATGAAAGAGTATATTTTTCCTGGTGCGTGTTTACCTTCATTAAGTAGGGTAACATCAGCCATGGCTGCGGCATCAAGACTCTG TGTGGAGCACCTGGAAAATATTGGACCTCATTTCTACCCAACACTCAGACtttggaggaaaaatttctTGGAGAATCAAAG TGAAATTGTTGATTTGGGATTTGATGAAAAATTCATCCGGAAATGGGAATATTATTTCGATTATTGTGCAGCAGGTTTCAAGACACAAACACTCAATAATTACCAG ATGGTGTTTTCTCGACCTGGTAATGCCAATGTAAATGTTGCTGCATTTACCAATCCATAA